The proteins below come from a single Candidozyma auris chromosome 3, complete sequence genomic window:
- the MAC1 gene encoding Mac1p — translation MCRHHQRPLLQVRSKGRPNIGTGNKNHRIAVFAEEVASSPEPEEGDSCKDYPVVILKASDKQVIDLSNGQILGPYDEKAHEVQSRRPIIHSDSFINSSSCCSKGASRVTKQCSCNKSAVSRTKILKSYFDKHKNDKFPVKSEVHVQPAKSTCCSSKKQANATNNNDPHTPYPNPTLANPYLRPNLPQDSPMVSSNIGQLPVQSNSYPHNLFTNVSFPSMSLPPFVPMPEMSYNSNHVRQETYSNLASSNTGEVFEVVNVPSCSISGTCRCTDACNCPGCVEHNNAPKPPAQIHLDSLRNDAQYSSNLILTSKEQPKKISEKPGTQPIPPTGSVPKDFDTYANFLRSIIGESASVGQDSGQTEVESVNNSEDHKCECPDDACFCTNCEAHGIIDGYRLDDIFTSRAALENHTIKQESINSTGCDKHSPLCSSVSLSSRSSDSTLLGMSNNKDSSSSEKIK, via the coding sequence ATGTGTCGGCACCACCAGAGACCGTTACTACAAGTGAGGTCGAAAGGGCGGCCCAATATAGGCACAGGAAACAAGAATCATCGAATTGCCGTTTTTGCCGAAGAAGTGGCATCGTCTccagaaccagaagaagGCGATAGTTGCAAAGACTACCCTGTGGTTATATTGAAAGCTTCAGATAAACAGGTGATAGACCTACTGAACGGACAGATTTTGGGGCCGTATGACGAGAAGGCCCACGAAGTACAGAGCAGAAGACCAATCATTCATTCAGATagcttcatcaactcttcttcatgctGCTCAAAGGGTGCTTCCAGGGTCACGAAGCAGTGTTCCTGCAATAAGAGCGCTGTCTCCAGAACTAAGATCCTCAAATCATACTTCGACAAGCACAAAAACGATAAGTTCCCAGTCAAGTCAGAAGTTCATGTACAACCTGCTAAGCTGACTTGTTGCAGCTCCAAGAAGCAGGCCAATGCCACGAACAACAATGACCCTCACACTCCTTATCCAAATCCAACATTGGCTAATCCTTACTTAAGGCCAAACCTTCCTCAAGATTCTCCCATGGTCTCGTCCAATATTGGACAGCTACCTGTTCAGTCTAATTCATATCCACACAATCTTTTCACGAACGTTTCGTTTCCTTCCATGTCCCTTCCTCCATTCGTGCCTATGCCGGAAATGCTGTACAATTCCAACCATGTACGACAAGAAACGTACTCCAACCTTGCCTCTAGCAATACGGGCGAAGTGTTTGAAGTCGTCAACGTGCCTTCGTGTTCGATTCTGGGTACTTGCCGATGTACTGATGCCTGCAACTGCCCTGGCTGCGTCGAACATAACAACGCTCCAAAGCCACCAGCACAAATCCATCTTGACTCGCTACGAAACGATGCTCAATACAGTTCCAACCTAATTCTCACCCTGAAAGAACAACCGAAGAAAATCTCAGAGAAGCCGGGTACGCAGCCTATCCCTCCCACTGGCTCTGTACCTAAGGACTTTGATACTTACGCAAACTTTCTTCGACTGATAATTGGGGAATCCGCCTCCGTGGGCCAAGATTCTGGACAGACAGAAGTGGAATCCGTCAACAATAGCGAAGATCACAAATGTGAGTGTCCAGACGATGCTTGTTTTTGCACAAATTGTGAAGCCCACGGTATTATTGACGGCTACAGACTAGACGACATCTTCACTTCACGCGCAGCGTTGGAGAACCACACAATCAAGCAGGAGTCGATAAATTCTACCGGCTGTGACAAGCATTCACCTCTCTGTTCGAGTGTTTCTCTTCTGTCGCGAAGTTCGGACTCAACACTACTAGGTATGAGTAACAATAAGGATAGTTCGAGTCTGGAGAAGATTAAATGA
- the CTA8 gene encoding stress-responsive transcription factor HSF1: MASNHPKESTSSRDNDIQVINRDDTFHGAGGEEYPHHANLVSPSFPPLDIPSPGNPSHLFDEFEHNVQNEGVSQRNEQHQQHNEFEGKPSESLTPSLSPLTEFVNTHGEHIINEHGNGDQDRSNHAGVLTRFNNANYMPPMAPLSESVLPSVTQNQALLPNTFANSNNQLMLSSGKRKKDSQGPKTKPAFVMKVWSMVNDPKNQEYIRWNEDGLTFQVFHREEFMKSILPKYFKHNNFASFVRQLNMYGWHKVQDITSGSMAKDSKNAEEVWQFKNPYFVRGREDLLDNIVRNKSGTQEDSVEPNVNFQILVTELDKIKMNQLAIIEDMRRIRKDNQTLWSESYTTRERYSKQAQTLDKIMKFLAAVYGNSAGKIFEVEDGSYNSNYGPPALYQGTQPTRPPYPAAAPISKSRLMLMDQEHSTSPSSDTTTSKSARRESVPASKDGSIEEIVRNDHITPHDPSANVSRIYQQIMNQEPGAHSPRQYFPELNSPIMPGTPSQQFAKLGSSAEPNSDVLQGLEQNIAKQGQALSQVQDWIQTLANRQQQQQHQLQQQKSSNSSPSNTELDDFDVNEFLNNSSSNPIPNTDEDFESDKFNTSEEKTDDNKRKRHIEEITEEPRPRRGRSRKSARR, translated from the coding sequence ATGGCATCTAACCATCCGAAGGAATCGACGCTGTCGAGGGATAATGACATACAGGTCATCAACAGAGACGACACTTTCCATGGCGCTGGAGGTGAAGAGTATCCACACCACGCAAACTTGGTTTCTCCAAGTTTCCCTCCACTAGACATTCCAAGTCCGGGGAACCCATCTCATCTCTTCGATGAGTTTGAGCACAATGTCCAAAACGAAGGTGTGTCGCAGCGAAATGAGCAACATCAACAGCACAACGAGTTTGAAGGGAAACCTAGTGAGCTGCTCACGCCGTCCTTGTCGCCATTGACGGAGTTTGTGAACACACATGGAGAGcatatcatcaatgagCATGGCAACGGCGACCAGGACAGGAGCAACCACGCTGGTGTGTTGACGAGGTTCAACAATGCCAATTACATGCCACCGATGGCTCCTCTTTCGGAGTCAGTGTTGCCTTCTGTGACGCAGAACCAGGCGCTTCTACCAAACACTTTTGCTAACTCCAACAATCAATTGATGTTGAGCTCaggaaaaaggaagaaggaCTCGCAAGGACCAAAGACAAAACCAGCATTCGTGATGAAAGTATGGTCAATGGTGAACGACCCAAAGAATCAGGAGTACATCAGATGGAACGAGGACGGCTTGACATTCCAGGTGTTCCATAGGGAAGAGTTTATGAAAAGTATTCTTCCAAAGTACTTCAAGCATAACAACTTTGCATCTTTCGTACGTCAGTTGAACATGTATGGCTGGCATAAGGTTCAGGATATCACGAGTGGTTCAATGGCCAAAGATTCGAAGAACGCAGAAGAAGTATGGCAATTCAAAAATCCTTACTTCGTCAGAGGGAGAGAAGATTTGCTCGATAACATCGTGAGAAACAAGTCAGGTACTCAAGAAGACTCTGTGGAGCCAAATGTCAACTTTCAAATTCTAGTGACTGAACTTGATAAGATCAAAATGAATCAATTGGCCATTATCGAGGATATGAGACGCATCAGAAAGGACAATCAAACACTCTGGAGCGAGAGCTATACGACAAGAGAAAGATACTCGAAACAGGCACAGACTCTCGATAAGATAATGAAGTTCCTTGCTGCAGTTTATGGTAACTCCGCTGGCAAGATTTTtgaggttgaagatggctcCTATAATTCGAACTATGGTCCACCTGCATTATATCAGGGTACCCAACCCACAAGGCCTCCTTACCCTGCTGCTGCACCAATATCCAAGTCAAGATTAATGTTGATGGACCAGGAGCATCTGACTTCTCCGTCCTCTGATACCACGACATCTAAATCTGCCAGACGGGAATCTGTACCTGCCAGCAAAGACGGATCCATCGAAGAAATCGTGAGAAATGACCATATCACTCCTCACGATCCTTCTGCAAATGTAAGCAGAATCTACCAACAAATCATGAATCAAGAGCCAGGCGCTCATTCCCCAAGACAATACTTTCCTGAGCTCAACAGTCCCATAATGCCAGGTACCCCATCTCAGCAATTTGCCAAACTAGGCTCCTCTGCTGAACCCAACAGTGATGTTTTGCAAGGCTTAGAGCAGAACATTGCCAAACAAGGTCAAGCCTTGCTGCAAGTTCAGGACTGGATCCAAACTCTAGCCAACAgacaacagcaacaacaacaccaattACAACAGCAAAAGAGCAGCAATTCGTCGCCATCAAACACagagcttgatgatttcgaTGTGAATGAATTCTTAAACAATAGCTCTTCCAACCCCATACCTAATACAGACGAGGACTTCGAGAGCGATAAATTCAACAcaagcgaagaaaagacTGACGATAATAAGAGAAAACGTCATATTGAGGAGATTACCGAGGAACCTCGACCTAGGCGAGGACGGTCGAGAAAAAGCGCTAGGCGTTAA
- the RCN1 gene encoding Rcn1p, whose product MPRQPTNTLIVSRLTGEAKENPAVLAGFLAEQGIQVELVSLPKLERYIIICGTSSLAIYVRDYLKSKLEPSVSIDFSLKDNHSAILGEENWALKAADTQYLELPSESGSRRFLISPPLSPQGEWNDYDKVEEGPNQKAVYSPEELSHLLWDRFGGFDSTHVKKYKEESEDEEEEIENDGEVYDISQQPQVLFENIDNGVPAIVVDSVRHQKSRRTPPLPKTAMPPMD is encoded by the coding sequence ATGCCCAGGCAGCCGACAAATACGCTCATAGTTTCACGCTTAACAGGAGAAGCAAAGGAGAATCCTGCGGTGCTTGCAGGATTCTTAGCTGAACAAGGAATTCAAGTAGAACTTGTGTCCCTTCCTAAGCTCGAGCGCTACATTATCATCTGTGGCACCCTGTCACTTGCCATATACGTGAGAGATTACCTCAAATCGAAATTGGAACCGTCCGTCAGTATCGACTTCAGTCTCAAGGATAATCATCTGGCAATTCTAGGAGAAGAAAACTGGGCACTAAAGGCTGCAGACACCCAATACTTGGAGCTTCCATCTGAAAGCGGCAGTCGAAGATTTCTCATTCTGCCTCCTCTTTCACCGCAAGGAGAATGGAATGACTATGATAAAGTTGAAGAGGGACCCAACCAAAAGGCTGTGTATTCTCCCGAGGAGCTCTCGCATTTGCTCTGGGACAGGTTTGGCGGCTTCGATAGCACCCATGTGAAGAAGtacaaggaagaaagtgaagatgaagaggaagaaattgaaaatgacGGAGAAGTTTACGATATAAGCCAGCAGCCCCAGgtgctttttgaaaatATTGATAATGGAGTGCCTGCCATAGTGGTTGACTCGGTGCGCCACCAGAAATCACGAAGAACCCCGCCGTTACCGAAAACTGCCATGCCCCCAATGGACTAA
- the CIC1 gene encoding Cic1p: protein MARTKQTRSRASKQEAPAQKKQKVASQSPKASPAKNATPIKESKKSGSPETSAKEYGYVSKKQAIAALEELKKFLERQSEGSKNDKSQLFDEDNDDDDDDESKSLYVEVQKKKFFNTRPGFKAKLIPLPKPYMTSKSDFKTCFFVRDSFIKTNEYLEKVEEAKIPTLSKIITLNQLKTIYHPFEKRRELYKEYDLFVADDAILSSLPNVLGKTMYDNQKTKFPVQIRPYMSDSPKELSLEKLKAQIERVMNSAPYLPPMGTTAYFKIGAFNKNFTEEELLENLHTILKEFDEKELLTVGVQTQWSPVLPLFYTEKIYGDEDVLQDTPEETEKEITEDVFAKALFELADEETVNKALKENRMGSLARSKA from the coding sequence ATGGCAAGGACAAAACAGACAAGATCCCGAGCTTCCAAGCAAGAGGCGCCAGCTCAAAAAAAACAGAAAGTTGCTAGTCAACTGCCCAAGGCCAGTCCAGCAAAAAATGCCACTCCAATAAAAGAATCTAAAAAAAGTGGTTCTCCGGAGACCAGTGCAAAAGAGTATGGCTATGTCTCCAAGAAGCAAGCAATTGCTGCGTTAgaagaactcaagaagtttttggaaCGTCAGTCTGAGGGTTCAAAGAACGATAAGTCTCAGTTGTTCGATGAGGAtaatgacgatgacgatgacgatgagcTGAAGTCCTTATATGTGGAGgtccagaagaagaagttcttcaacacaaGACCCGGTTTCAAGGCCAAGCTCATTCCCCTTCCAAAGCCATACATGACTTCCAAATCCGATTTTAAGACATGTTTTTTTGTAAGAGATAGTTTCATCAAGACAAACGAATACCTCGAAAAGGTGGAGGAGGCCAAGATTCCTACTTTGAGCAAGATCATCACCTTGAATCAGCTTAAGACCATTTATCACCCATTCGAAAAGCGTCGTGAATTGTACAAGGAGTACGATTTATTCGTTGCTGACGATGCAATTTTATCTTCTTTACCAAACGTCTTGGGTAAGACCATGTACGACAACCAGAAGACCAAATTCCCAGTCCAGATAAGGCCATACATGTCAGATCTGCCCAAGGAACTCtctcttgagaaactcaaagCACAAATCGAGAGAGTCATGAACTCGGCCCCTTACTTACCCCCCATGGGCACCACTGCATATTTCAAGATTGGTgctttcaacaagaacttcacGGAGGAGGAGTTACTTGAGAACTTGCATACCATTTTAAAGgagtttgatgaaaagGAGTTGTTGACTGTTGGCGTCCAGACGCAGTGGTCTCCAGTATTACCACTATTCTACACGGAGAAGATCTACGGTGATGAGGACGTTCTTCAGGACACCCCAGAGGAGACCGAAAAGGAAATCACCGAAGACGTATTCGCCAAGGCGTTGTTTGAATTGGCTGACGAGGAGACCGTCAACAAGGCTCTTAAAGAAAATAGAATGGGCAGCCTTGCAAGAAGCAAGGCTTGA